CTAACTTGAAATACCCTTTTAACTGTTTTATTACCTTCTCTTTTTaaattccccccccccccccttttttccttttccattccccataaatttcttttttttttccaaatctttaatccaaattcctttttctctctctatacaTGTCTTATCAAAATAGGTAAACTATGAtaataaatgttaaattatatCTATGAGTGTTCAATTATCTTACATTCATCTCGATTAATCTTACGAGACAACTCCAAGTACTAAAAAAACTAGTAGAATACTAAATCTTAGTTAAGTGGCCACCATGGATTGAACTCACTCTCTATATAAGTTCTTTATTAAAACGGATCagaaatcctttttttttttaccattagaCTAACTTATGATGGTTAATATTTATGTCGAATAGGTCATTGGATTTAGACTTGTGTGTGTATGTGAATGTCAAGTAGGTTGTCAATTCAAGAACATattagtgaaaaaaaaatcttaagaaCTTATTAGACAAATTGATATAAGTTTAGTTCATAAACCAGTAATTCGACCGTTTTTAGGTAACAAGGTCATAACAACTACTTCCTTACTTCCTCATCACAAATAAGGGGAGGATATTATCGGGAAAAACCTCTTTTCAGATCAAAGAACATCTCTGAGAGAATGTCAAAACTACAATAGTGTGAACagtttattataatatatattaggttaaaatacctttttagtctccatattttgaagtttgttcattttgagtctctatactttcaattgtCCAAATTTAGTCATCTAAAGTTAATTCTTAAccgaaattgattaaaaaataataataaatttgattaaaaaaatagatatatgaatatattttcaaaatttatggtAAAAATATTatagttaacaaaaaaaaatcagtaaCAAACTAGTAGTgagaactaaatttaagatttattaaaagtatctagattaaaattagacaattgaaaatatagaaattaaaattgaacaaactttaaaatatatggaTGGAAATAGTATTTTAAGGAATATATTACTAGTGTTTGATGATccaataaagaaataaaagtatATATTAGTTTAAATGCAAAAAGAGACAACAAAAGTCTTATCTCTCTATCAATGCCACTATTTACGCGTCCTTTGTAATTCTTTATCTTGCTTTAACCTACTGTTTGTGAGTtctatattttctatatagCATAATGTTTGCTATATACAAACAAATTAAACCTATGATTTTCAAATTCTATAGCTAACTACACATATGCATATGTAACATTATatttcaacctttttttttttttttttgaagtggTTAATCattaatgtttttgttttgtattgAATTGAACTATGCATTTCAAATCCTATAGCCTAGGTAGGCATATgtataatgtataatgtatTTATCATTAATTTTCAACACAAATCATTGATGCTTTTCATGGATATCAATAATATTCATGTATTTGAGGAATGGATTTGACTTTCTACATTTCAAGGGATTGTTTGATTCGCAAGTTCTAAAGGTTTGTTAAATATGTGTATGAAATAATGGTACAAAAAATAGGTTTGTTAAGTCTAGATTTGTTAAACTTGTATTTGGATTatgccaattttttttaaaagtaactTCATAAAGACTAAGCAAACATACAAGCACAATCCTCGTTAAAGAGCAGAGGACACCCAACTAGCTAGGGTAAGATGAAGGCTAACAAGCCTCTTGATCTTCCAAACTAGAAGAAAAAGTCTAAGCAACAAAATTAGTTATAGCATGTGTCAGAGTGTGAGCAACAAAATTACATGAACAGTTACACTTAACAAAAGAGTGAATGTCAACCTGACGTACTAGAATCAAATGAAGCCATAATCATATTTTTTGTTTCTGAGATATCAATAGACGACTCATTAAAAGTACTAATGATATTCGAAAAATCAAATTCCACTATTAAGGGCTGCAAAGACTTTCCTCTAAGTTGAAGGAGAGATGATAAACCGATACTAATAGGCTCACATTCCAAAGCTTTGATGGAACACCCACAATTAAATCGCTTGTATCTATTGTAGATAGGAGATCCAAGAGAGTTACGAATAACCCACTCTAATCCACCAATCCATTCTTCACTGCACCAAAAGACATCGACATTGAACTACCAAAATCCATTTGAAGGAAGGGGTCACCTTTCCTGACTCACATGGTTCTCGAACCTCACTGAATCAGGGAACACTTTGTGATTGTTCTAGTTTGGGTTCGTTAAATATACTTTTGAATTCTAATTTGTTAAACATGAGTTATTTATATGGTAAATTTGAATTGAACCTAGTGAATAAGGATAAGTAATATATAGCTAAACCAAACATGGGttaggtttaattaatttttacgtCCCCTCTTCTAAAACTGCGAACCAAGCtcttttttttgtatatatatcCAATTGATAGAGTTGACTCAATTTTCTGTTAATGACAAGTGATACTATTCATATCTTTTGTTATTAATCGCTCAACATggcatcaaaataaaaatattttgagttCAAATCTTTGCAGtgttatttcctttttttccccttaaaaaCACTATTATAAATCACAACATATCAAATTAAACTTTTGGGTCCAAAAATAATTCCATTGTATGAAAACATCAAAAAAACTAAATCTCTACACTATCATTAAACATTTTCTTAATTCtacaaactcatttttttaatataacaagTGAGATATGAAGATTTCAATCTCCGATCTCAAAGAGAAAAAAGACTACACGTCAATGACAGTTAAGCTATATCTACATTGATGAAAATAGCCATAATACACATAAGTCTAAGCTTAAAAAAAAGCTGTGAGGTGATAGATTTAGTACATATTGACTTTGATATTTTTACTAAAAGGGGCTAATTTAGGGTGAAGATATAGAGGCAGAGTTACATAACATTGTTACTTCACATTACACAACCAATAATGCCAAAAACAAAGCACTGTCCTTCATTCCATCGACTTCTTCTCCATAAGGAAAATTGATGAAACATCAATTTTGAGTTAAATGAGTTGATCTCATAGGGAGAGGGGATTAAAAATCCAAAAGACAGAGGCATTATTGCTCTATATAGAGGAAATTTTATGTAACATAGACATACCCATTTTACCATTAATGGCCACAAAAGTACTACTCAAAGCTATAATTGTTAAGAGAATTtagaaggaaagaaaagaaagaaaggacaACATTTTAGTTGGATATTAATTTTTATGGAATTAGGTGTTGTATCTCATAAGGTTGCACATGGGGTTTGGGTCTGTTACCCTATTTTGCCACAGTCATGTATGTGTTTGGTTCGAAGGTTTCATTGGGGAATTTCATCGAACACGTTATGGATGTGAGGAATAAATGGTCACTGCCTTACCTTTTTCATTCTAATTTATGGGGTTTCTATTTTATTCTTTGAAGCCTTTATTGTATAGTGGTTTTGTTTTGGGATTTGTGAATGAAAGCTCTCGTTGTTGCTCCCTAAAACACTCCTATTCCACCctattttgcctttttttttcctatgcCATTTGGTTTCTCACGTGaagcttttcttttttctttggaaAATTGAGAAAACCGGTTCTAAAATATGGTGATAATTGCAATTATACTATCAAACTTTCAATGGTAAAAATTGAGCACTCAAATGTATacaagtgttaaaattggaTTCTCGAACTTACATTATTAGAAATTGCAATTATGGTATAAGTTTGAGAGTTCCATTCTTATAATTTGGAGTTCAAAATTTACCACTATTGTAAGTAAGAGtgcaacaaaaaagaaaaattgaaaaaccaaatcaatccaaactgatctaataaattgatttgcttttttaatataaaattggacatacttgaagaaaacaaaaaagtattGGTTCgcattgatttttatttgaaaagctAACCAAAACAGAGTGTATAtatatccttaaaaataaattctaatttaggtatttttactattttaattattatggtgCATATGTATTTgttctttaaaataaatgacTAATTATATGGCGttggtatattttttttatttaaaaaattgccaagaaaaaaatgaaaatatcaaatttctatatatatatatataaataaaaagaaatagatggtaatttaaaattggaaaaaaaaaaaaaagaccaatccaaaataaaagtgaaaataaaaataaaagtttgtaagaaaaaaaatgtagcaAAAATCGAGAacaaaaccaaataaaaatcaaacCTTTGATTTTATTCTTAATTGGAAATTGGaccattaaaaatttaattttaaaaattaaacttttaattttaattagttaGATAATTGTTAAGATTGGTTGTGGTTTCTCCCTCTTCTTCTTCGTGGATCATCAACCCCCAATGTTCCTCTCTCCCTCTCTTACAATTTCTCCCTTTCTTTCTCCTAGATCCCTCCAGCctagaagaacaagaaaaattcgaaaaaacaaaaatcaaaccGAACCAATCTGAACTACTGATTTGGTTTGGATTTTTAGTATAAATTGGACATActgatttaaatttgaaaaaaaccaaaaagtatTGATTCAAAACGATTTTTAATTGGAAAACCCAATCGAAACCAACCAAACCAATGGTATATTAAATTACACTCTAACACTAGGtatcttttagtattttaattattatgatgcatgtatatttattgtttagaaaaaatattaattattatgaaGCATTTATGTTTGACCTTTGGTTTTGTTCCTTATTGAACATCCATTTGTATCCCTCCTTTATAAAATTGAACAGATTGTTTTTGTTCTTAGTTAACAGGAAAACCAACAATATTGAACCGACTATCACCCTAACTCCAACCACACACAGTCAGGAACCGTAAGTGTTGTAGGTTAAGCAACACAAAAAAATCCAACCATGAGGTTAATATACATTACACACTACGCCATGGTTGACCCAAAGTAGAAGAATAATGGTGTTTAAAATATAAGTATATGAGTAAAAAGTGAAGAGTGCTTTCTTAGCATTAAATTTAGGATCTTTATTGCATTTATTTCAGATATCGACCTTAAGGATCAAGATGCTAAGTTTTGAGTTCAAAATGTACGAGAAATGAGACTAATATGAACTCCAAGGCCATTTGtgcaaaaaaaagaaagaaaaaggaggaAAGTGGACTAGAAATCTAAAGGGGAGAATGTTGCAATGCTCCCTATAACACTTCACGACGCTGAAAACCTGAGAGCTTCAAATAGGGTAGAGTGTTGCGACGCTACAAACATATACTCCTGTCAGCGTTGCTTGATGTTGTAAGGCACTAGGGTCAATGCTAGACAATGTCATAATGCTGCCCTACAGTGTTGCGATATTACCTcaatatatttctttaaaataagGTGTTGGCTAATGGAAAAGATATTCAAGTGTTCAGGAGTTTCTGAGACTTTGGGCAAGAGAAAGCCAATGCTACTAAAAGTCGATCAATAGCTTGTAGATCATCCCTGCAGTGTTGGTGACGAAAGATCGTTCTTCTTCGTTTTTTTCCCTTTACATTAGATTTGGTGAACTGTTGTATCCTGAGTAGCTAGACTATTATCCATAGTGTTAATGAGATTTGTGAATTTATTTGTTGACAATTAGATtactattaattaattacatttttatttatctattataatttcttttgattttgcatGGACTATTTCACTACTTGGATGAGAGGAAAATTGGTTGGACATGGTAGATCAAATTGTTATTCAATTATGTATGAAAATGATAGGAAGATaataaaagttgttattgaaggaTTTTAAGGTTGCAAAGTATGATAATTACAAAGATATTTGAATCAAACATTGTTAAGTTTAGGAAGGATTGAGCTCGAAAgagaaaatcttaaattttaaattctagaTCCATGAAATTGTTAATCATATTTCCACTCCTTAATAGGTTAATTAGTAAATCGATCTATGATCGACCTTGCACCTTGGAATCTATCCCATCAATTTCTTACTTAAATTGCTTTTGCTTAGTTTAGAATTTGAACAAACTCTTGATTTACCTTAATAGAATTAGTAGATTTAGTAACAATACTTGAGCATGTACAATTACCAATCTCTAAAGACGATATTTAGTTTGACTGTGACATTTATTATTCGATGCTTGCATTTGCGTTTGTTAGTAAGATGTTTGTAGTTTAAACTACAAAAATTCTACATAAATaacttataacaatttaatatacTAAAAATCAACATATGAATACTTAAAGTCATGTCTATTTTGGTCAATATagctaaatatttaaaaaaaaaaaaaaaaaaaaaactaaccagACACTGTCACttgctttttttaatttaagactgaaatttaccaaacactaaGTTACATCATAAAACaactgatttttctaaaaatatagttattcgtaattattttaaaagttacgaTAATTTTAAATGGAGTCTAAATTATGTCATTGATTagactttcaaaatgtttttttagtCCATCTCTTCTAATTagtatattatttttcatttaatattcACAATTCATTTCACTTCCCCAATGTTCATCTCTAATCCATGTGACTTGAAATGATTTGAATAAATGCTCaagttagttttgctaaaacacATACTTGAACCTAGATGAttagtttgttttttaaaaaatgtatgaaaTTGCCAACCTCAGTATATTCCAACTATTTAAGACATATGCCCTCGACTAAGAAACCAGAATTTTGAATGCCGGACCCACATTTGTTGAACCATAAAATAGTTgcttttaaaagttcaattaatgttaattaaaatagatatttgaaagTTCAATGACCAAAATCaacttgaaaatttagaaaccaaaaaatagaaaaattgaaagttgaaggaTCAAAAtcgaataaatttaaaaaattcaagtaCCAAAATATGATTAAAGTAATTGCTCAAATTACTTTAACCTATATGATGTCTTGTGTGCATCTCCTTAAATCGTTACGTGTCTACGAGATTCATAACTTTGATACTATCTCTACATCGAGCACAAATTCGAGTAGAGATGAGAAGTGGTGTTTGGTCCTCTTGAAGTTGAAAATCTCAAAtaacattcaaatttttaattaggtattaaattttttagcaaattgCAAAAAGCACCCCTAAAATCTGGTAATAGTTATAATTGTACTCTTAAAACTTTCAATGTAAAAGTTTGAACCCTCAAACTTAAATGAATGTCAAAATTAGGTCAAATCAGACTCAAACTTATATGATTGTATAAATTATAACCTTTGTATAAGTCTGaaggtttaatttttaacatttgTGATTTAATTTCTACAATTATTGTAAGCTTGAAggccaattttaatatttgtagaAGTTTAAGAGCTTGATTTTTACAGAATGTAATTACAACTATCACCATACTTCAAAAGCGAATTTTGTAATTTGccctaaatttatttatttgattacaGTAACGTATTATTTAGTTACTatatcttaattaattagagatATAAAGAAGCACTCTGATAATTATACCTATTTCATTCCCATTTCAATGATTCTAGTCAAGTAGAAGTAAACACAATTAAAGAAATATCATCCCATTACAATTGAAGTTCATTTTCATTATGGGAGGTAAGCATGGGcttaatgaattaaaaatttCTAATTAGGTCATTTTATACAAAATATGATAAActttaggtttaaatactaatttggtctttatattttcaattttgattcatttttgtCACCGTATTTACCAAATATCAATTATGGATCCTAGAGTTTTAAAGAGCAACCATTTTGATCCAAAGCATACGATTTAAAATTAcagaaactaaaataaatattttgaaactatAAGGTTCCAAATGAACCGAAACTAAAAGTATATGGGTCAGCCTGtgtttaaacataaatttataaataaaaatttgactCGTCAACAAATTTGTTTCATTAACATATCAGGATATGAAAACACGCCTCTAGACATACCCTAGTtaggaaacaaaaacaaaactttgTTCCTGGACTAAGTCGAGGTTTGATTTTTCTGATATATGAGGATTTTTATTCCTATCATTTTTTAGTTCAAAGATTCAAACCTTTAACTTAGACGATGACATATTAAAGTCTTTTAATTAGTTGAGGAATGCTCAAGCTTATTGAAGGTTCATGATCTTACTCATGAAAAGCATCAAAAATTAAACAGGAGTAATATGAGAAGCTGAGCAGCAGACTTGAAAGAGTTGAGAACACATGATTTAGCATAAAAGATTATTAAGGAAATAAATCTGTCCAGTCATACGAGAGGCAGAACAGTGTTTTCACAATTTGTCTAGTCTCATACCAGGTTCAAATCCATTTGCAGTGAATCCTCCATCGACCGAAATAATCTGTCCAGTAATGTAAGATGCAGCAGGCAAGCAAAGGAATGCCACCAATGACGACACTTCGTCCGATTCCCCTATGCGCCCAAGTGGAGTTCGAGACACTATTTTGTCCACCAATGTCTTATTACTCAGCAACTATAGGATGATAATAACCCTTGTTATTAGTTAAACACTCAAGATGTTTAAGGGTGAAAACACATGAAATAAAGATGGACACTCTTAGACACAACAGATGTATGAATTACAGAATGTTCTGTCACTAGATGttggttaaaagaaaattgggaTCAAAATGTAGGTTAAATTACTCTTTTAATCCTCATACTTTCAATAGTTACCGGATCAAATGTTGCCTAAATGATTCAATTTAACATTCATAGAGATTTAAGAGAAAGATGGATAAGATTAAAAGGAAAGAAGACAACTTTTTCCAATATCGCTTCAATATCTTACTCCATGCTCAACATTTGTTTTTTAGAAGAGACATAAAGAAGCCAAGAGAACAAAACTAAACTAATATGAGTGAATTACTTTGCAAGAATGGTTGAAAAAATATTACCTTTTCTACAAGAGGGGTATTGATATACCAGGGTGCAACACCATTGATCCTGATATTGTCCTTGGCCCATTCACAAGCAAGATTTCTGGTCAGTTGATTTATTGCAGCTgagtagaaaataaaaaaggtgAACAGTTTTAGCATCTTAGAACCTACCAAAGAAAAGAAGCTAAGTTTTACACAATAGCAACTCACATTTAGTTGCAGCATAGATGGATCCACTTCCAATGCTCACGAGACCAGCAACCGAAGTAATGAACACAATGCTTCCATTTCCAGAAGCTTTTAAAAGAGGATGAGAAAGTTGGGATAAATGATATGCAGATTCAAAGTTTGTTGTCATCAATGCCGAAACCTCTTCCAAACTGTACTCAGTACTTGGCTTCCTTATGTTTGTTCCCACATTGTTTACCTACACAAAGACACTGTCAGAGTTCCTGGAAGGCAACTTCCTAGGCGTCATGTGATTGATTATCGAGCCAACAACGAGACATTATTGCTTTTAGAAGAACGGAGGGTTTTAAACTTTGAAGTACTGGAGATCAATAGAAGGCTTTCTAGTTTCTAGTTTCTAGTTTCAGTGATATGATTGCAATTCACTGAATATTTTACTCAAACAATGTCTAATGTGGATGTCAAGTATGGAAAAATTATAGCACCTGCCTACAATTACAATACTTTTGAATTTAGATCTTTTTATAGTggtttcaattcattattttcttaGAAATACAAAAGGGACTAAAGTTTATCCCACTTTGCAGGCATTTTTATCTTTCTTGGAGTTCAATCATAAATATACCAATGGATTGTATCtgtatttttgttcttttttgaTAAACTAGTTTACATGCACAATTGTCTAATCCTACAACATTGATGCTCAAGCAAAAAGGTATATCTGTATTCTGTCCATTCcctagtgtatatatatatatataactaggTGTACTTTTACTATTAGTTGTATATAATATGCAAGAAATGGGCAGGAAACTAATGGGATATTTTTGAACAAAATTACTCAAGGTCCTTGGAATTGGAGCCTTCCCTTTCTCGAGAAAAAATACTTAAAGTACATCTTGGACATAACCGATTCTTGTGCATTCTATTAAGTTGCCCAATCATAATTTTCTATGTGATAGattctttttatttcttgtttaaaatattttaattaatttttttgggGTGAGTCATGAGAGGGGATGCATTGATGGGTGCATCCTACCCCTCTCTTGAGTATATACACTCAAGCCTCATCCATCTAAACAATTGCCTTCCTACATCATTTCCCACTCATTCTATTCATAACCATATTAACTTTCCCCAACTCATCACTAATATTCTCTCAATAGTCTTATAATATTCCTAATTCTATCCCAATAACATTCTATCATACTTTAATATCAGTAAGTGGGCACTTTAGATTATAAAATTCGAATCAATATTCTTTTACACTTTTTCAGATGCCCAATGCCGAACTCCGCAAGTCCAACTAATGATGGTTTATTTTGGTTAATGCCAGATACAAGACAACAGATATATAATAATGACGAAACTTGTAGTTTTACAACCACTAATTTGAAAGTAAAGCTAAAAgcaaaataaccaaaaaaaatgTGATATAATAAGGGCTTCAAATTCCCAACTCAAAGCCACAGAACAAACAACACCCAATTTCGACAATGTTAGCAAATGGCTCATCCAAAATGAAAATGAGCAGAAGCATAGTATTACTGACCAGAATATTGAGAGTGCCACAGAAAACAGACGCCACTTCCTGTATCAGCTCCTCTCTTTGTGTTCTCGAAGAAGCATCACAAACCGATCCACTGACCACAAATCCCTTGCCCTCCCATTCCTTCAAGCACCGATTGAGGTCCGATTCGTTCCGGGAGCAGGTGTGAACCGACGCCCCTAAACCGGCTAGTTCCTCCACCAAAGCGTGACTATAAAACAGAGACATAATCGTACACAGAGCAGAAGAGAATCGAAATTCAAACCCAGAGAGAAGGTTTCAGAGGAAACAGAGTAGCAGACCCGATTCCGCGAGTGCCGCCGGTGACGAGCGCGGTGCAGCCTTTGAGAGACCATCGGGATTTCCCGGAACTGTCGCCGGCCTCCGTCATCTTTGAAGTTCGTGTTCGCTATAGATTTTGAGAGAAGAGTTTGCAATCACAAGTTCGAAAACAATATTCAATTCCTCTTGCATTTATATTTGTCAGTGTGGACTTGCacccttgtttttttttctcttggacgtcatttttgtctttttaaatgcttttttttttcactagtTTTATCCTTcatatttgagttttattttaatttgattcttatattttaaaaaatttatcctNNNNNNNNNNAAAATCTTGAAACTTAATGgccaaattaaaagaaaactcaaattctcaaaagtaaaatcataacattttgaaatttagagattaagttgaaacaaaattcaaaacttaaatactgtgtaatatttgaaaatttagggaccaaatagaaattacatCCAAGACGTAGGGACCAAGgtatttttccatattttttttaaatggataATTTGTTTCAAAAAGACATTTATGTCATTGAATTTCTTAAACTTTAATagataacaatttagtcttaatatttttaatttataattatttagtaTTACTActttga
This DNA window, taken from Benincasa hispida cultivar B227 chromosome 6, ASM972705v1, whole genome shotgun sequence, encodes the following:
- the LOC120079527 gene encoding tropinone reductase homolog At5g06060-like; the protein is MTEAGDSSGKSRWSLKGCTALVTGGTRGIGHALVEELAGLGASVHTCSRNESDLNRCLKEWEGKGFVVSGSVCDASSRTQREELIQEVASVFCGTLNILVNNVGTNIRKPSTEYSLEEVSALMTTNFESAYHLSQLSHPLLKASGNGSIVFITSVAGLVSIGSGSIYAATKSAINQLTRNLACEWAKDNIRINGVAPWYINTPLVEKLLSNKTLVDKIVSRTPLGRIGESDEVSSLVAFLCLPAASYITGQIISVDGGFTANGFEPGMRLDKL